GACCTCGGGGGCGGGAGGAAGAAGCAAAGCGAAGGAGGAGGATTGGCCGAGGGAGATGCGCTCATGGCGCCGTTGTTCTTTGGCCCCTTCAGCGGGCTCTTCCGGCGCCATCATCTCGGGGGGAATGCCCACGCCCGTGCGGACGGCCTCCTTGAGTTGATAGAGGCGCGTGTCGGCCTGCTGGAGCAGCGCCTCCTCGGTCTGGCCTACTTCGGGAAAGGTAGCGATCCCAAAGTCCAAAGAAACCGGAAGATCCAGGCCGAAGGGGCGCGCGGCAGCTTCGAAGTTGGAACGGACGCGTCGAGCCAGGATATTGGCCTGCTCCAAATCCGCCTCCGGCAGCAACAAAGCAAACTCATCCCCGCCGATGCGAAAGGCAGAGTCAGAACTACGTACGGATTTCAGCAACGTGCCGGCGGCGGCCTTGAGAACCTTGTCGCCCATCATGTGGCCATAGCGATCGTTGACCTCTTTGAACCGGTGCAGATCAAGCAACACAAGCGAGAGTTGGGCGCTGTAACGCTTGGCGCGGTTCAATTCCTTGGAGAAATTTTCGCCAAAAAGCCGGCGGTTGTACAGGCCCGTCAAATCATCGGTAGCGGCGTTGATCTGAAGCCGTTTGAGATCTTCCCACTCCACCAGGATCGGCTTGCGGATGAGATTGGCGCGAGTAAGAACGTCGAGCACCACCATACGCAGCGATACCGGGGCTTTGAGCTCTTCCACCAGTGCGCGCCGCCGCTCGACAGTTTCATCCCAGAATTTCTGGCACTGCTGCTCAGAGAGTTCAATATGAACCAGCGCCTTGAAAAAGCGGTGCAGGAAAGGAGCAGCAACATCCGGCGCCGACCCGGCGAGCGTCTCGATCAAGAGTTCGACCAGAGGGGCTTCCGGATAAACTTCACTCCAAGGATATTCAGTTCCCTTTTCAGGCATAATGGCCTAGCAGCCTGCTGAATCAGCCGGAGATGGCGAGTGGCGGGTGGATCGGGATGGAACTCAGTGATTGGTTTGTTCCCGCTCGCCTTGCGGGAGGCCAGTTCAAACCGCCGTCCCGGAGCTTCTTGACTGCCAGCGCGCTTTTTTGTGCACCCTGCTAGGAGATCCCGACGGGCGCTTCACACACCCCCGCCTCTCGTTGCAAGCAAAAGCCATTCCAAGCGGCCAGCGAGATAACTTCAATGGGATGCTAGAGAAGGGCAAGAGGCGTGTCAATCGAAAGAGGCGGGTGAGAAAGGAGCGGGATAAGAGAGGCAAACTATTGCGCAAGCATCTCCTGGCGTACTGAAAGTTCCATATCCTCAAGCGATCGGAGGAATTGCACAGCAAGGAGATGGAATCCTTCGAGCATTCCTGAGCGCTTTACGCGGGCGCGCAGGGTGGGGTTCCCTTCGCTTCCCGGCCACTGCGGCCCAGACGGCACGGGAACCGTCACGTAGAGAAGCGCCTCCAGGGGCACGGGGTGAGAGGAAACAATCAGTGCCCCGATGGAACTAATGTTGAAGGTCTTCTGCAATTCCATGAACTCCTGTCCGTAGGCATCAGTACCCCGAATAAAGACAGGAATCTGTAAGCGAAGCCGCGAGGCGGCGCGCCGTTCATGCTCAAACGCTCCCATAGCCCTCTCCAACCAACCGGGCAAGGGATACTAATGCTCCTAGTACCACCAACCCAACACATAACGGTTTGCAATCACTTGGCCAGTAAGGGCCCGCTGCCGCAGGTCAAGCCTACGTCACGCCAATTCAATGAGATCGGGGAATTGCTCCCCGTCCAAGAAATCACTTCCGGGTACTATAGTGTTGAAGATTTCTGCGTACTAAGGGAACCTGTGTAGCTTTTTGCCTTCAAGCCGCAGAGAATTTCTTGACAAAGGGAAGAACGATACCTATAGTGCTTGCCACAGCCTAGGTTTCTCCGCAGTTCTTACATCCCTGACTTCTGTGGGCGGGATAGGGCAAGTGTCTTTCGCCGCAACGATGATGAGCAGTAGCGTCCAAACCAGCGAAGCGAATGCCCTTCTAAGCGTATTGGGAGAATTTTGGAATTGCCCGGTAATGATCTTGGATTTGGAAGGCAAGGTACTGGCCTATGACCAGACAGCAGCCGATTTCCTGCCTAAGCCGGCTGAGCAAACGACGGGGCGGTGCCTGCTCGGGGAGGGCTTCGGGTTTGACTCGCGTGCCAGCCAGCAGTACCTGGCAGAAGCGCAGGCAACCGGCCACTGCCAACTCCCGTTATTCGGGACGCCGTCGGGCGATATCAGGGTCGAGTTGCGGTCGTCACCGCGAGCCGGCTTCATCCTGGCGCTTTTCCAGAAGTCTCGGCCGGCAGAAGAGGCGGAGGATCCGCAAGTGGTGCGGGCCCGGCTTCGCGAGGCGTTGCAGGAACGCGATATTGCCTACCGGAATCTGCTCTCTGCTTACTTGCGTTTGCAGGAACTGGACCGCCAACGGACGGTCTTCCTCGGCTCCGCCGCCCATGAACTCAAGACCCCTCTTTCGGTGGTCAAAGGCTATCTTGACCTCTTGCTCAGCAGCTCGTTGGGTCCCCTCACCAAGCAGCAAACGCAGATTCTTTCTGAGTCCAAGGAAAGTTGCGAGCGCTTGATCCGCCTGGTCTCAATGTTCCTGAACTACTCGGCGCTACAGAGTGGCCGGCTGGCGCTTAATCTTCAGACCAATGACCTGGAAGATTGCATGGCCGAGCTGGTGGCTCGCTGGCAGACGGCCTTTGCCCGCCAGCAAGTTCACCTGGAAACTCGCAGCACGGACGCCCTTCCTCTGTTTCCCTTTGATTGGCAGAAAGTGCAGCAGGTGGTAGGCAACCTGCTTGACAATGCCCTCCGCCACGGCCCGAGCGGGGGCAAAGTCGTGCTCGCGCTGGAACCGTACTTTTGGGAACGACGCGTTGGGGTAGTGGCGAGGCATCAGGAACGGCGGCAACGAGTTTCCGAGCAGACAAACTCGGCTCACATCTCGGTGAGCGATGTCGGGCAGGGAATCGCCGCTGAATACCACCAAGAAATCTTTGAGGAGTTCGTCAAACTTCACACCGCCAGTGCGATGGGCATGGGACTGGGATTGGCGATTGCCAAGCGTCTGGTGCAGGCCCATCGCGGCAAAATCTGGGTGGAAAGTGAGCCCGGGCGGGGCTGCCGGTTTTCCGTGCTCCTGCCTTTCCGCGCCGAGTAGATCACTGGGGGAGAAGCAGAATCAAGGAGAGATTCATGGCGACCAAGGGAACGGTGCTGGTAGTGGACGATGAACCCAGCATTCGGCGCTATCTTCAGACTTTGCTCGAGGTGGAAGGCTATTCGGTCCTTGCCGCGGCCAGCGGGCGGGAGGCGTTGGAAATCGCTCAAGGAGAGCAGCGGCCTGACCTCGTCATTCTGGACGTGCTCATGCCCGAAATGGACGGGCTGGAGACCCTCCGCAGCTTGATGCAGGTGGACGGCAGCCTGAGGGTGGTGATGCTTTCCTGCTCGGGCGAGGTGGCCACCGTCGTCGAAGCCATCAAGTTGGGAGCCCAGGACTATCTCACCAAACCGTTTGAGAAGAGCGAGCTGGACGCCGCCCTCCTCAAATGCAAGAAACGCTCCGAGCTCGAGAGTGAGAAGGAACGGCTGGAAGAATATTGTGAGCAGATTACCAAGGATCTTTCCTTCATCGCCTCCAGCGCACAGATGATTCGAATCCGCGAGCAGGTTCTCCAGATTGCTCCGGTGGACGTGCCCGTTTTTCTCTATGGTGAAAGCGGCGTGGGCAAGGAAGTGATCGCCCGCATGATCCATCTGCGCTCGTCGCGCGCCAACCAACCCTTCATCAAGGTCAATTGTGCGGCCCTGCCTTCGGAGTTGCTGGAGAGCGAGCTGTTTGGGTATGAACCGGGCGCTTTCACGGGCGCCACCCGCTCCAAACCCGGCAAGTTCGAACTGGCCAACCACGGCACCATCTTGCTCGATGAAATTGCCGAGATGAGCACTCACTTGCAGGCGAAGCTCTTGCACGTCTTGCAGGACCAGCAGTATTCCCGTCTGGGGGGGCGGTCGCTGGTGACTCTGGACGTTCGCGTCATCGCCGCGACGAACACCGATGTTCACGAAGCGATACGTTCCGGCCGTTTCCGGGAAGACCTCTACTATCGGCTTAACGTCTTTACTGTCCATGTT
Above is a genomic segment from Candidatus Acidiferrales bacterium containing:
- a CDS encoding sigma-54 dependent transcriptional regulator, which gives rise to MATKGTVLVVDDEPSIRRYLQTLLEVEGYSVLAAASGREALEIAQGEQRPDLVILDVLMPEMDGLETLRSLMQVDGSLRVVMLSCSGEVATVVEAIKLGAQDYLTKPFEKSELDAALLKCKKRSELESEKERLEEYCEQITKDLSFIASSAQMIRIREQVLQIAPVDVPVFLYGESGVGKEVIARMIHLRSSRANQPFIKVNCAALPSELLESELFGYEPGAFTGATRSKPGKFELANHGTILLDEIAEMSTHLQAKLLHVLQDQQYSRLGGRSLVTLDVRVIAATNTDVHEAIRSGRFREDLYYRLNVFTVHVPPLRERTREIPILLTHFVTKYSKKLQKHAPPISGQLIEATINYNWPGNLRELENFAKRYVILEDSEAMIRELTVLRAREEAAEPAPTDANSVRPPQGLKSLVRSLKDQAEMQAIAQALDQTNWNRKEAARLLYISYKALLYKIRQFNLDPGRTPRSRGPRPSVEKLAE
- a CDS encoding PilZ domain-containing protein gives rise to the protein MGAFEHERRAASRLRLQIPVFIRGTDAYGQEFMELQKTFNISSIGALIVSSHPVPLEALLYVTVPVPSGPQWPGSEGNPTLRARVKRSGMLEGFHLLAVQFLRSLEDMELSVRQEMLAQ
- a CDS encoding diguanylate cyclase, whose protein sequence is MPEKGTEYPWSEVYPEAPLVELLIETLAGSAPDVAAPFLHRFFKALVHIELSEQQCQKFWDETVERRRALVEELKAPVSLRMVVLDVLTRANLIRKPILVEWEDLKRLQINAATDDLTGLYNRRLFGENFSKELNRAKRYSAQLSLVLLDLHRFKEVNDRYGHMMGDKVLKAAAGTLLKSVRSSDSAFRIGGDEFALLLPEADLEQANILARRVRSNFEAAARPFGLDLPVSLDFGIATFPEVGQTEEALLQQADTRLYQLKEAVRTGVGIPPEMMAPEEPAEGAKEQRRHERISLGQSSSFALLLPPAPEVKLAVLDLSRGGLALSVTDGIELPERFHAELHVPILPEARVFLRRIYRVPSGEKEFRVGCSFSDTAAAHP
- a CDS encoding HAMP domain-containing sensor histidine kinase; translation: MILDLEGKVLAYDQTAADFLPKPAEQTTGRCLLGEGFGFDSRASQQYLAEAQATGHCQLPLFGTPSGDIRVELRSSPRAGFILALFQKSRPAEEAEDPQVVRARLREALQERDIAYRNLLSAYLRLQELDRQRTVFLGSAAHELKTPLSVVKGYLDLLLSSSLGPLTKQQTQILSESKESCERLIRLVSMFLNYSALQSGRLALNLQTNDLEDCMAELVARWQTAFARQQVHLETRSTDALPLFPFDWQKVQQVVGNLLDNALRHGPSGGKVVLALEPYFWERRVGVVARHQERRQRVSEQTNSAHISVSDVGQGIAAEYHQEIFEEFVKLHTASAMGMGLGLAIAKRLVQAHRGKIWVESEPGRGCRFSVLLPFRAE